One window of the Chitinophaga niabensis genome contains the following:
- a CDS encoding dihydrofolate reductase family protein, with amino-acid sequence MRKIIITSFVTMDGVLQAPGGPTEDPTGGFKWGGWTASYGDEITNQAIGSIMDQPFDLLLGRFTYDIFAAYWPYIKDHPIADKFNKLQKFVVSSKQIDLSWSGSHLITGDVVKGLKELKKQDGPDLLVHGSSKLIQTLLANGLADRLHIWTYPVTTGPGKRLFGESTPAAEWKLQDIKTSGKGVILATYEPAGEIKIGTFITGEVSEAELARRKQIASL; translated from the coding sequence ATGAGAAAGATAATTATCACTTCATTTGTTACAATGGATGGTGTGCTTCAGGCACCCGGAGGTCCCACAGAAGATCCTACCGGAGGTTTTAAATGGGGCGGCTGGACTGCCTCTTACGGAGACGAAATAACGAACCAGGCCATTGGCAGCATTATGGACCAGCCTTTTGACCTTTTGTTAGGCCGCTTTACGTACGATATCTTTGCGGCATACTGGCCATATATTAAGGACCATCCCATTGCGGATAAGTTCAACAAACTTCAAAAGTTTGTTGTTTCCAGCAAACAAATAGACCTGAGCTGGTCCGGGTCTCACCTGATCACGGGAGACGTGGTAAAAGGCCTGAAAGAACTTAAAAAACAGGATGGTCCTGATCTGTTGGTACATGGTAGCAGTAAACTCATTCAAACATTACTGGCCAATGGTCTTGCCGATAGGCTTCATATCTGGACGTACCCCGTAACCACCGGACCTGGTAAACGTTTATTCGGAGAAAGTACGCCGGCAGCTGAATGGAAACTGCAGGACATCAAGACCTCCGGCAAAGGTGTTATCCTGGCCACTTATGAACCTGCAGGAGAGATCAAGATAGGAACCTTCATAACCGGGGAGGTATCCGAAGCAGAACTAGCCAGAAGAAAACAGATCGCTTCATTATAA